The genomic segment CCACCGACGCCTTCCCGGCCAGGGCGGACACTTTTCCCGCAGGAAGGGCCCCCAGGTCAGGGATCATGCCGAGATCCATCACGGGAAGTTCGTCAGGGGATCCTGAAATGCCGGAAGGTTCATTCACTTTGCGGAGCGTCGCGGGAAGGGAGAGCTTTTCGCTCACCGCCTTCAGGACGGTGAGGTCGCCGATGAGGAGCGGCACGCCTTCTTTCCAGACGTCCGGGTCGGCTATGGCCCGAAGGGCGATTTCAGGGCCCACCCCTGCGGGGTCACCCATGGGTACCGCGATCACTGTAGGTTTCATTGCAATCAAGTCCTTTCCTTTTTCAGCCACTGGACGGCCCTGTAGACGCCGTCCTCCTCGCCTATGAGGCCGCCCTTGGTCACCGCCGAGAGCCCGGCGAACTCCCCGTCGAGAATCCGTCCGCCCATCATCAGGGGCTGGATCTCCTCTCCCGGAGCCAGGGATGCAGCGCCGGAACCCTCGAAAAACATGGCGGCGGTATCGCCTCCGGAGAGAAGTATACCGCATATTTTCCTTCCCAGTAACCGGAAGGCCTCCCGTCCGAGATCCGCGAGCACTGCCGCGGTAGTGTTCTCAGAGCCCCTGACGATCTCCGGGGAGGGGCGGATCAGCAGAAAATCCGCATTGTCCGGGAGGTCCGCAAGAAAGGCCCGAAGCCTCGGCAGGGCGTCCGCGGTCCGCTCGCCCGGCAGCAGGGTAAACCGGGCACAGCGCAGTTTTCCTTCCGTCCAGGCGATCTGCCGGGCTGTTTTTTCCGAGGTGCTTCCGATGATCGCCAGGACGGTCCCGGCATTCCTCCCGGGGAGTTTCCGGCCGAGGAAGGCGGCGGTAAAGGGGCCTGGGTCCACGGGAATGATCTCTGCCGCCACGGAGACGGCACCTTCGGCCAGGATCTCGATATCCTCAGCCGTCATGGCGTCCGCCGCCGCCACGCTGACCCTGTCGGAAACAAGGGCGGAGAGCGCTTCGGCGACGGCTTCGGGGCCCAGTTTCACCGTTTCCATGGCGATGAGCCCGCAGGAAAATCTCCCGGAAAAATAGCCGGGGACGTAGCTTGACGACACGGGCCACATGGGGTCCCGGGCCACTTCGGTCCGCTCGAGGAGGGAGCCGCCGAGGAGATGGTAGCCTCCCACGGTGGTCCTCCCGGAGGCTGGGTAGGCGGGAACCACCAGGGCCAGGGCACCCGGTCTGGCGGAGAGGAGTTCCGCCGTCTCGTCGCAGAGGTGCCCCCTCAGGGTGGTATCGATCCGCTTCCCGATTCCCGTCGAAGGAGGCAGGAGAGCCGCGAACCGGCGGAAGATCTCTTTCGCCTCCGCCGGGGAGCGCCTACGGGTGTCGCAGTTGATCACCAGCGCCTCCCCGTCTTCCGGGACGGGGAGTTCCCCGGAGGGGCGGATGATCTGCCGGACGGAAAGCCCCCTGTCCTTCAGGAGGATGGACTGGACCGACGATCCCGTAAGGTCGTCGCAGAGGGCGGCAAAACTTCTCATGATTCTACTTCACCAGCCGGAGGATACCGATGGAGAAGACCGGGAAGTTGCTGATGAGCATGACGGCCAAAATCTCGGCCACGAGGAAGGCGAAAATCTTCCGGGTAATGTCCTCGAGGCGCACGTTGTAGTCTTTCACAAGGGAGACGGCCACGAAGAGGTTCACCGCCATGGGCGGGGTGATCATGCCCACGGATGTGTTCACCACCATGATGATGCCCAGCATCAGCGGGTCCATCCCTATGGACGCCGTGATGGGAAGGAGCAGGGGCGCCATGAGCAGGATGATGGCCTGGGTTTCAAGGAAGATGCCCAGAAAGAGGAGGATCACGTTGATCAGGGTGATCAGGACGAAGGGATTCGATGAGATGGAGACGATCCAGGCCGCGATCTCCGCCGACACCCTGCTGACCGTGATGAGCCAGGACATGGACTGGGACGTGGCGATGACGAAAAAGACCACCGACGTACTGATTCCGGCCTTGATGATCACCGTCCGAATGGTCTTCAGGTCCAGTTCCCGGTAGATGAAGGCGCTGATCAGGAGGCTGTAGATGACAGCCACGGCGCCGGCCTCGGTGGGGGTGAAGATGCCGCCGTAAATGCCGCCGAGGATGATCAGGGGCATGATGATGGCCAGGATGGAATCCTTCACGGCGGAGAACAGCTGCCCCCGGGTGCGGGGTTCTTCCCTGGGGATGTCGAGCCGGGCGGACTGGATCACTACCACCAGGCTGAGCACCACCGCCAGGAGGAGCCCCGGGCCGAAGCCAGCGAGGAAGAGATCCCCGATGGAGACCCCGGCCACCACGCCGAAGGTGATCATGGGAATGGACGGCGGAATGACCACACCGAGGGTTCCGCCTGCAGCCGCGATGGAAGCGGCGAAGGCCGGCGGATAGCCTTTTTTGATCATGGAGGGAACCATGATGCCGCCGATGGCGGCCACCGTGGCGGGGTTCGATCCGCTGATGGCGCCGAAGAAGGCGCTCGCCAGGATGGTGATGAGCCCCAGTCCACCCCTGTACCCCCCCACCATGGCGGAGGCCAGCCTGACCAGCCTGCGGGAGATGCCGCCGTGTTCCATGAGCCCTCCCGCGAGCATGAAGAAGGGGATGGCCATGAAGGGAAAGGAGTCGGCGGAGGTGAACATGCGCTGGGCCACCACCACCGGGTTGAGGGGAAGATTCCCGAAGGTTATCCCGGCTATGGAGGCGAGCCCGATGCTCACCGCAACCGGAATGTTCAGAAAGATGAGGAAAATGAGGACGGAAAACATGATCGTTGCCATGCTATCTCACCTCCGGGGTCCCGGCGGAAGCCCGTATGGCCGCTGCCGTTTCCCGAAAGGCCTGGACGGCCCTG from the Aminivibrio sp. genome contains:
- a CDS encoding TRAP transporter large permease, translated to MATIMFSVLIFLIFLNIPVAVSIGLASIAGITFGNLPLNPVVVAQRMFTSADSFPFMAIPFFMLAGGLMEHGGISRRLVRLASAMVGGYRGGLGLITILASAFFGAISGSNPATVAAIGGIMVPSMIKKGYPPAFAASIAAAGGTLGVVIPPSIPMITFGVVAGVSIGDLFLAGFGPGLLLAVVLSLVVVIQSARLDIPREEPRTRGQLFSAVKDSILAIIMPLIILGGIYGGIFTPTEAGAVAVIYSLLISAFIYRELDLKTIRTVIIKAGISTSVVFFVIATSQSMSWLITVSRVSAEIAAWIVSISSNPFVLITLINVILLFLGIFLETQAIILLMAPLLLPITASIGMDPLMLGIIMVVNTSVGMITPPMAVNLFVAVSLVKDYNVRLEDITRKIFAFLVAEILAVMLISNFPVFSIGILRLVK
- a CDS encoding four-carbon acid sugar kinase family protein, yielding MRSFAALCDDLTGSSVQSILLKDRGLSVRQIIRPSGELPVPEDGEALVINCDTRRRSPAEAKEIFRRFAALLPPSTGIGKRIDTTLRGHLCDETAELLSARPGALALVVPAYPASGRTTVGGYHLLGGSLLERTEVARDPMWPVSSSYVPGYFSGRFSCGLIAMETVKLGPEAVAEALSALVSDRVSVAAADAMTAEDIEILAEGAVSVAAEIIPVDPGPFTAAFLGRKLPGRNAGTVLAIIGSTSEKTARQIAWTEGKLRCARFTLLPGERTADALPRLRAFLADLPDNADFLLIRPSPEIVRGSENTTAAVLADLGREAFRLLGRKICGILLSGGDTAAMFFEGSGAASLAPGEEIQPLMMGGRILDGEFAGLSAVTKGGLIGEEDGVYRAVQWLKKERT